In a single window of the Gossypium hirsutum isolate 1008001.06 chromosome A13, Gossypium_hirsutum_v2.1, whole genome shotgun sequence genome:
- the LOC107895261 gene encoding germinal center kinase 1 isoform X7 translates to MKCQLPVFQGICFMQLNIYIMKERFTEISKVADFGVSAQLTRTISQRKTFVGTPFWMAPEVIQNSDGYNEKADIWSLGITVIEMAKGEPPLADLHPMRVLFIIPQENPPQLDEHFSRPMKEFVSLCLKKVPAERATAKELLKHRFIKNARKSQKLLERIRERPKYQLKEDAETPKNGPKPVGESADTVKVTRDVRGEETVRASNQGKTFRSAGWDFSIGGPQNTGTVQSAPKPPQVRERKLDVTYNQAIQRPRESGNTLNEFPEVSSGKGTRELYSNENQDNYHDDETLVGGSGTVVRRSPRGSQSSGLIRDPSSLSSSEHASFEDASTSGTIVFRGQHDDSDSPPTPRSRLGIQGRPSAASVEDSTSNLAEAKAAMQAGLRKGNARDRSAPSKNNGTGNENRRRDQMSNSSNSSRSSHEYFDAQKAFPRTRQPSDDEENAKITSSCIPLSMLLIPSLKEVIADDSEGRVMHVVTNSLVHMERTKPGSCKALVCKLLDRLASSKEPSMKGLQDVAARMFNKGKVTPEDVQNSSPESDGKKRLQHKELHSNSNLSPLARFLLSRWQSHSESQPELK, encoded by the exons ATGAAATGTCAATTGCCAGTATTTCAAGGGATTTGCTTCATGCAATTGAATATCTACATAATGAAGGAAAGATTCACAGAGATATCAAAG GTTGCAGATTTTGGTGTTTCAGCACAATTAACAAGGACAATATCGCAGAGAAAG ACTTTTGTAGGAACACCATTCTGGATGGCACCAGAAGTTATTCAGAATTCAGATGGATACAACGAAAAG GCAGATATATGGTCTTTGGGCATAACTGTGATTGAAATGGCCAAAGGGGAACCTCCACTGGCAGACCTTCACCCAATGCGAGTTCTTTTTATAATACCTCAAGAAAATCCACCTCAG TTGGATGAGCATTTTTCCCGCCCCATGAAAGAATTTGTTTCCTTATGTTTAAAAAAGGTACCTGCTGAG AGGGCTACTGCTAAAGAGCTTCTCAAGCATCGTTTTATCAAGAATGCTAGGAAGAGTCAGAAGCTTCTGGAGAGAATTAG AGAGCGCCCAAAGTACCAATTAAAGGAAGATGCTGAAACCCCCAAAAATGGCCCCAAGCCTGTAGGAGAGTCAGCTGACACTGTGAAGGTGACAAGAGATGTAAGAGGTGAAGAAACTGTGAGAGCTAG TAATCAGGGGAAAACATTTAGAAGTGCTGGATGGGACTTCAGTATTGGTGGACCACAGAATACAGGTACCGTTCAAAGTGCTCCAAAACCTCCTCAAGTTAGAGAAAGGAAACTAGACGTCACATATAATCAAGCTATACAAAGACCTCGAGAGAGTGGTAACACACTTAATGAATTCCCTGAAGTTTCCTCTGGAAAAGGCACTAGAGAGTTGTATTCTAATGAAAATCAAGATAATTACCATGAT GATGAAACACTTGTCGGTGGCTCAGGAACTGTAGTCAGAAGATCTCCTAGAGGATCTCAATCATCTGGATTGATTCGTGATCCAAGTTCTCTT TCTAGCAGTGAACATGCTTCTTTTGAAGATGCTTCTACCAGCGGAACTATTGTTTTCCGTGGCCAACATGATGACTCGGATTCTCCTCCAACTCCAAGATCTAGGCTAGGTATTCAAGGGAGACCTTCAGCTGCATCGGTTGAAGATAGTACATCAAATCTTGCAGAg GCGAAGGCTGCAATGCAAGCTGGGCTGAGGAAAGGAAATGCAAGGGACAGGTCTGCACCGAGCAAGAACAATGGTACCGGAAATGAAAACAGAAGAAGAGATCAAATGAGTAACAGTTCTAATTCTTCCAG AAGTTCTCATGAATATTTTGATGCGCAAAAAGCATTCCCAAGAACACGTCAACCAAGTGATGATGAAGAAAATGCAAAGATCACATCATCATGTATACCACTATCCATGTTGCTTATCCCTTCCCTTAAAGAG GTCATTGCTGATGATTCAGAAGGGCGAGTTATGCATGTAGTTACAAATTCCCTCGTACATATGGAGCGTACAAAGCCTGGATCATGCAAAGCTCTTGTTTGCAAATTGCTCGATCGACTAGCCAG CTCAAAGGAACCGTCAATGAAAGGTTTGCAGGACGTAGCAGCTCGGATGTTCAATAAAGGCAAGGTGACTCCTGAAGATGTGCAAAATTCAAGCCCAGAAAGTGACGGTAAGAAAAGGCTGCAGCATAAAGAACTTCATTCAAATTCCAACTTGAGCCCACTGGCAaggtttcttctttccag ATGGCAAAGCCACTCTGAATCTCAACCCGAGTTAAAATGA
- the LOC107895261 gene encoding germinal center kinase 1 isoform X6 encodes MKCQLPVFQGKIHRDIKATNILLTENGDVKVADFGVSAQLTRTISQRKTFVGTPFWMAPEVIQNSDGYNEKADIWSLGITVIEMAKGEPPLADLHPMRVLFIIPQENPPQLDEHFSRPMKEFVSLCLKKVPAERATAKELLKHRFIKNARKSQKLLERIRERPKYQLKEDAETPKNGPKPVGESADTVKVTRDVRGEETVRASNQGKTFRSAGWDFSIGGPQNTGTVQSAPKPPQVRERKLDVTYNQAIQRPRESGNTLNEFPEVSSGKGTRELYSNENQDNYHDDETLVGGSGTVVRRSPRGSQSSGLIRDPSSLSSSEHASFEDASTSGTIVFRGQHDDSDSPPTPRSRLGIQGRPSAASVEDSTSNLAEAKAAMQAGLRKGNARDRSAPSKNNGTGNENRRRDQMSNSSNSSRSSHEYFDAQKAFPRTRQPSDDEENAKITSSCIPLSMLLIPSLKEVIADDSEGRVMHVVTNSLVHMERTKPGSCKALVCKLLDRLASSKEPSMKGLQDVAARMFNKGKVTPEDVQNSSPESDGKKRLQHKELHSNSNLSPLARFLLSRWQSHSESQPELK; translated from the exons ATGAAATGTCAATTGCCAGTATTTCAAG GAAAGATTCACAGAGATATCAAAG CGACAAACATTTTATTGACTGAGAATGGTGATGTTAAG GTTGCAGATTTTGGTGTTTCAGCACAATTAACAAGGACAATATCGCAGAGAAAG ACTTTTGTAGGAACACCATTCTGGATGGCACCAGAAGTTATTCAGAATTCAGATGGATACAACGAAAAG GCAGATATATGGTCTTTGGGCATAACTGTGATTGAAATGGCCAAAGGGGAACCTCCACTGGCAGACCTTCACCCAATGCGAGTTCTTTTTATAATACCTCAAGAAAATCCACCTCAG TTGGATGAGCATTTTTCCCGCCCCATGAAAGAATTTGTTTCCTTATGTTTAAAAAAGGTACCTGCTGAG AGGGCTACTGCTAAAGAGCTTCTCAAGCATCGTTTTATCAAGAATGCTAGGAAGAGTCAGAAGCTTCTGGAGAGAATTAG AGAGCGCCCAAAGTACCAATTAAAGGAAGATGCTGAAACCCCCAAAAATGGCCCCAAGCCTGTAGGAGAGTCAGCTGACACTGTGAAGGTGACAAGAGATGTAAGAGGTGAAGAAACTGTGAGAGCTAG TAATCAGGGGAAAACATTTAGAAGTGCTGGATGGGACTTCAGTATTGGTGGACCACAGAATACAGGTACCGTTCAAAGTGCTCCAAAACCTCCTCAAGTTAGAGAAAGGAAACTAGACGTCACATATAATCAAGCTATACAAAGACCTCGAGAGAGTGGTAACACACTTAATGAATTCCCTGAAGTTTCCTCTGGAAAAGGCACTAGAGAGTTGTATTCTAATGAAAATCAAGATAATTACCATGAT GATGAAACACTTGTCGGTGGCTCAGGAACTGTAGTCAGAAGATCTCCTAGAGGATCTCAATCATCTGGATTGATTCGTGATCCAAGTTCTCTT TCTAGCAGTGAACATGCTTCTTTTGAAGATGCTTCTACCAGCGGAACTATTGTTTTCCGTGGCCAACATGATGACTCGGATTCTCCTCCAACTCCAAGATCTAGGCTAGGTATTCAAGGGAGACCTTCAGCTGCATCGGTTGAAGATAGTACATCAAATCTTGCAGAg GCGAAGGCTGCAATGCAAGCTGGGCTGAGGAAAGGAAATGCAAGGGACAGGTCTGCACCGAGCAAGAACAATGGTACCGGAAATGAAAACAGAAGAAGAGATCAAATGAGTAACAGTTCTAATTCTTCCAG AAGTTCTCATGAATATTTTGATGCGCAAAAAGCATTCCCAAGAACACGTCAACCAAGTGATGATGAAGAAAATGCAAAGATCACATCATCATGTATACCACTATCCATGTTGCTTATCCCTTCCCTTAAAGAG GTCATTGCTGATGATTCAGAAGGGCGAGTTATGCATGTAGTTACAAATTCCCTCGTACATATGGAGCGTACAAAGCCTGGATCATGCAAAGCTCTTGTTTGCAAATTGCTCGATCGACTAGCCAG CTCAAAGGAACCGTCAATGAAAGGTTTGCAGGACGTAGCAGCTCGGATGTTCAATAAAGGCAAGGTGACTCCTGAAGATGTGCAAAATTCAAGCCCAGAAAGTGACGGTAAGAAAAGGCTGCAGCATAAAGAACTTCATTCAAATTCCAACTTGAGCCCACTGGCAaggtttcttctttccag ATGGCAAAGCCACTCTGAATCTCAACCCGAGTTAAAATGA